The region caggtgtgtgtgtgtgtgtgtgtgtgtgtgtgtgtttgtaccgcacaggtgtgtgtgtgtacctgtggacAGCTGGGACTGGGACCTCCTGCGGGAGCTGCTGGGGGTCCTGGAGGCGGAGGACAGGGTGGAGCCGGCGCTGCTGGCCCGAGAGATGGGGAGGGGGACGGGGGTGACCGGGGGGGAGTCCAGCTgaggagaggtcaaaggtcgagatgcagtaaaatgttgttgtgtgcagaacaagaaaaaaatactgaagacagaaaaagtcGATTTGGTGACATCATGACCCCGAACGGTTCCTGTGAGCGTTACCTCGACGCTGTCGTGGGTGGGCGAGGACGAGGTGGACGAGTTCTCGTGTTTCCGGGAGGACGAGGAGCTCAGCTCGACGCTGCGAACACGCTGAGCGAACTTCAGCGAGCAGACCGACTCGCTGATGTTACTGGGCAGCGGAgacacctgaaggcagcacagagGGGAGACGGGGAGAGTGAACAGCCgatatatcgctctctgcacacacaccagactacattcactaaaacagggactttagagaacaggacacaggagctgctgcgatcggtttggtttatttgtgttgttgtgtgactttgtttgtgttattgtgtgttagacAAATATTTCCTAGGTTCTGAACTAACAAAGACACCGATCGAGGTAGCAATAGACCTTCTGTGAcctcttgtgttctgtgagatatAATTGCTGCTTTTAGTCAATGGAGCCTGGTAGGTAGCTCCTGTGTAATCTGTAATATCAAATCACAGTACTTCTCTCAAACCAGCACCCAAGTATCATGATAGTACTAAATCAGGAGATGAGTATATTCACAGGTCTGAACGCTCCAGAAACAGCGGTCTGGTCCTTTAAACCTCCTCCTGGACTCACCTGCACCATCATGAGCGTCTTGCTGTCTCCGCTCAGAGAGTCCTGCAGCAGGTAGGTGAGGCGGGAGTTCCTGAAAGGGACGTGCGAGTGTTTGCTCCGCAGCGCATTGATGACATCACCGAGCGCCGACAGAGATTTGTTGATGCACTGAGCTTCTCTGAGGCGACTGCCCTCTGCACCCGACTTGGCGATCCTCTCTGAGCCCGCCAGGTCCACCAGGTTCAGTTTgcctgcaaacaaacaaacagatcagcaaatgtgtgtgtgtctgtgtgtctgtgtgtgtgtgtgtgtgtgtctgtgtgtctgtgtgtgtgtgtgagtgtgtgtctgtgtgtgtgtgtgtgtctgtgtgtgtgtgtgagtgtgtgtgtctgtgtgtgtgtgtgtgtgtctgtgtgtgtgagtgtgtgtgtctgtgtgtgagagtgtgtgtgtgtgtgtgtctgtctgtgagtgtgtgtctgtctgtgagtgtgtgagtgtgtgtgtctgtgtgtgtgtgtgtgtctgtgtgtctgtgtctctgtctgtgtgtctgtgtctctgtctgtgtgtgtgtgtgtgtgtgtgtgtgtgtgtgtgtgtgtgtgtaccttgtgTGCGGTTTCCTGTGGCAGCGTTGTATCCTGACACGGTGATGATCAGCAGAGCGTGGGACCGAGAGCTGTGTTCGTTCAGGTTGGTGCAGGCTGTCGCTCTGTTCATGTGACCCAACTCAAACACCTGaggacaggtacacacacacacacacacacacacacacacacacacacacacacacacacacacacacacacacacacacacacacacggaatcattttcagcagcagctcagctatAATTTTACTTTCTTAATCAACTAACTGATCATTTGGTTGATCGAACGtcataaaatagtgaaaaacatCATGTTTCTCATGTTATCATCAAATGTTCAAACCTCCTTTCAAACTAACCCCCACGGGGGACGTCTAAGGAGTTTTACACTGAAAGGACGAGCGCAGCAGGAAGTGCTCACCCTGTTGATGTCCTCGGGGCTCTGGACGGTGAACTCGGTCAGTCCGGGGACGTAAAGCTGTCCGCTGCCGTCAGGGTTCATCTTAATGTCCAGTTTGTCGGAGGGATTCTCACCCAGCAGGTTCCTGATCAACAACAGAGACGTTCACAACCTGCAGACTCACACATGTATGTATCCATCATGTGTGAAGGAAAACTCCACCAtttttaaccctgggtcctctgtgtccattggaactggtccagtagatcaccagtagatcacctcagccagcagacagcaaacgggctgcaatggctgcaacgtgatcctttgggacaactgcacctgatcacagtaggtccactaaaagagcttgtttgatccactgacaggctcagagtgttattctaagtgtgtgacagcatcatggaaaggatccctacagagagagacctggaagatccttttggtttaaccacaaacagcacacacaccagactacattcactaaaacagggattttagagaacaggacacaggagctgctgccttttagggttagtttttttgtgttaatatgtgactttggtattttaaagggtaacttcagatccaacacaatatgtttataagaaacacaaacactaacaaactaacagtggcagaccagcaactcctctgttctgcagggtaaaattactctttttgtcaatggagtctggtagcttcCAAGGAAGTGAAAGCTAAATAAattctggttaaataaaaaggatctttTGACCCAAATTATACATAGataaggcccaggtttaaaaatactagagttttcattttaaaacaaatcaactCAAGTATTAAAAAGTCAGCCAGGACAGCTTTATCCACTTTCCAGTGAAACTGACTTTACTCAACAGCAGAAAAAATCtattttccatttcctctgttttgaaGGTAGCTCCTGTGTTAATCTGATGTGTCCTGAGCTGCCCGATAATCTGACAGTTTAATCTGACTGAAGTTCTCAGAAATCTGGACCTTTCTGCCAAAAATGGCCCCTCTGGCGTCCAGATGTTGAGCCCTCAGAGGCTTTACAGATGTTCTGTTACACAACAGCTGCAGATGGAGACACGTAGACGACCTTTAACGTGATCCACCTTTACATAACTGCTCTGAAGCTGCAGGACATCTGGACACAGTTTGACCGAGCGGCTGAAACGTTCGCTGAACACcagagaacagaaaaacagagagttTGAGTTTGCATCTCACTCCTTTAAAGCTGATGGACAGTTTATGCATCAGAGATCTCATCTTTTGtattccacacattcttcttcttcctcaaaACCAggcgcctacattacccacaatgcatctTAGCCGCCGACAGCTGGGTGTGAGATTGGAGTGCCTTATTTTAGTACACACTGATAACACGCCCTTATTTAACGcttttagcatgttagcatgctaatgttgtCAGTCTGTTAACGTTAGCATGTTATTAGCATGCTGTGTTAGCATTCATCTAGAAGGTTCCCTTCCTCTCCGACAGCGTCATATAATCAGGTATGTTGTGTTCTGAATCGTCACACTCCACTCAGTAGCTGCCGCAATTTTAAAGGGACACTACGCCACTTTCtatgtggatgtccaatcaACGTTGAGGGGAAATGTAGTCACctgaagcaataaatacctGTGTGTCTCCTGCTCATGGAGCCGTGACAGCAGCGCCTACATGTACCAGGGTGCATTGCGTACGTGTCTGACGCCAAAGTCCTTCTAAAACCAAACTCTCTGCTGCAGAATATCAGAGTCAGTAAAACGTCCCCACGTGCAGAGCAGGTTGTTTTTGTCGCCACCTGGTGACTCAGACTAGAAATCCAAGCTGCCGGAGGCTCTCGTTCCTCTGGGATACAACTACGTCACATGACCACCAggaggccacgcccactcaggAGACAGGACTGTAGTGACACGTCTGTAGCTATAGAGGATCTCTGGTACCATGATCAGGTTTCCTCACCGCAGCGTCTCATTGTAGATCTCCACCATGCTGACGGTGATCTTGTAGTCCCAGTCCGGAGCTTTCTCCGTCACCTCGGAGAACAGCAGTCGGAGCGCCCGCTGGTTGATGCCGGGGTCGTCCTCcacgccctgaacacacacacacacacacacacacacacacacacacacatgaggacaCAGTAGTGTTGGGTGGACCAGCACAGATCctgaccatgtgaccatgtTAAACCTCCTACCTCCATGGTGTACGTTTTCCCAGAGCCGGTCTGCCCGTAGGCAAAGATACAGATGTTAAAGCCGTCAATACAGGAAGTGACCAGAGCCTGGACCTCCTGAAACACCTgacggaccaatcagagagaaGACAGATCACTGGAGAGCCTCTGAACAGGAAGTGAACACCGACAGTCCCTCTGATGTCACACTGATGTCAGATAACAGCATGGGACGTATCCAAGTAGTaacctttgggacaactgcacctgatcacagtaggtccactaaaagagcttgtttgatccactgacaggctcagagtgttattctaagtgtgtgacagcatcatggaaaggatccctacagagagagacctggaagatccttttggtttaaccacaaacagcacacacaccagactacattcactaaaacagacatCCACTCAGGTCTCTGGTGtttgtgaggaagaggagtcacccacctcctcctgcGTGGCCTGAGGGGGGAAGACTTTGTCCAGTTCAAAGGTCATGATTTTGCCCTTGTTGGAGAGGTAGAGGACGGCGTCGTCATCCGAGTCGAAGCTCAGCATGGTTTTGGCGTCGGCGGAGTCCTGCTCCTCCTGACTGACCGGCCGGACGCGGCAGAACACGCGGATGTTACCTTGGAAACGGAGAGCAGGAACACAGAGGAGTTCAGTTTCATCAGACCATCATCAACAAAAACCTTTGACGCTTCACGCTCAGAAGGACAGCGAGCTCACGTCCTCTGGACTCTCTGCAGTATGTTAGTGTGGAGACGCTTTAAAGCAGCACTTCATGGTAAACAGTAACACTTCACTGTCCAAGTCTGTAAAATCCCAGAAACAAAGATAAAATCCGGCAGAAGCGCAGTGTGTCCTGATTACTGAGCCATATTTACACCTactttggtgtctaaatgaccaAAGAGACCTGAAACTCCCTGTagtctgtgaggtaaaatcactgtttttatcaatggagtctggtgtcttcggccgttctatcgctctctgcacacaccagactacattcacaaaaacagggattttagctcacaggacacaggatcaggtgcagttggaccagttccaacacttttactacctaccagtcactcagacaccaggatgaggacagagaggatcatgggtagaaacaggggagtgaccctttcacatcctccaaaataaaacaatcaccACATTTCTTCAGTTATTAAACAATAAACTGACCTTTGAGTCGCACCAGCTCGTTGTGACATTTCTTCCTCAGGTTCATCTCCCTCTTGTATTTACGCAGCAGCTCCTGATTGGTGCTGCTGacctcactgatcacctgacagatctgacacacacacacacacacacacacacatcagaataAGAGCtcagactgaatgaaaacacacattttactccATTTAAAGGATCTACTTTCTCAACATGATGTGCTGCAGCGTCATGAACACTAATTTAATGTTCATGTTGTACGCAGAAGTAAACCCTCACACATCACTGttatctttgggtttttaaTCATGTCATGAGATCCTGTAGGACCTGTTATATGTtgaaaatacaatcaaatgacatttacattcatgttaTAATATCAACTTAAGTCACTAAATTGATTAACTCACTCTAGTCCAGTTTTTAAgtcttttctcttcactttaataacttctgtgtttttaaacctgggccataGTTTCACACACTGATCAGTACAGAAaggtttgtttgagttattgttacacaaatattgtctTGGATGTGACCTTTAAAACAgcagtcacacaacaacacagacacactgactgatggaggcagcagctctaaaatccctgttttagtgaatgtagtctggtgtgtgtgctgtttgtggttaaaccaaaaggatcttccaggtctctctctgtagggatcctttctctgtagggatcctttccatgatgctgtcacacactacaaatggggcccaggtttaaaaatactgcagttctcctttaaatgtGAGCAGAAATGTGAACCCTTTGAGTCACTATGACGTCATAGCGCCCTCCACTGCACTCCCACAGCTGGGGGCCTTCTGAGCATGCTCACTGACCTCCTGCTTGGCCTCTGTGATGGCTTTGTCCAGCATGAAGGGGAAGTCCTGCACCTGCCTCTTCAGACAGTTGTAGTCGCAGGTGAGAGTCCTGAGGGCCGGCTGCAGGCTCAGCAGGTTCATCCGCACccctgaaacacaacaacaccacGACTCAGCTGGGGAACGCAACACGACCACACGCACCACGACAGCAGACAGGAAACGGGGGCTGACCCGCCAGGTTCTCGTGGACCGCCTTCATCTCGCTCTCGGCTCGGATGAACGCCTCCTCGATCACGCggttcttctcctcctccaggttctGCATCTCAGCCTCCAGCTGACCCTGAGCtcgctccatctctccttcGTACACCAGGATCTGGAGGGGCAGGACACATAACATCCACACCTGGAGCTGCAGGTTCATTAGAGGCCGGACCTCATTACAGAATGTGTCTCCACCGGTCACATCTCTGAGAGACTTCAGACCTTAGTCCTACTTTTCTAACTCATTAGCTCTCATTCAGAGACACAAAGTTAAAGAAGGTTCATCTACAAATGCATCATTTTCAGTTCTTGAGGCTCTAAGTGATCCACACTGATAATAtcataaatacaaataacaGCAGCTACCACCACAGGGGTAAATCTGACCACCACAGGGGTAAATCTGACCACCACAGGGGTAAATCTGACCACCACGGGGGTAAATCTGACCACCACGGGGGTAAATCTGACCACCACAGGGGTAAATCTGACCACCACGGGGGTAAATCTGACCACCACGGGGGTAAATCTGACCACCACGGGGGTAAATCTGACCACCACGGTAAATCTGACCACCACAGGGGTAAATCTGAAACATAGGAAGGCTACATTCACACCGTTATGTGTTTGATTGTCCAATTAGAAAAGAACGGCCCAGTAAATATACttgtttagcctagcttagcacaaagactggaaacagggggaaactgttagcgTAGCCCCATCAAAACACCACATTTTTAGATAAAATGTCATACATGACATGGTAACACTAACAAACAGGTGGCTAACCTAGTTAACTAGTTGCCTAACTAACAATACAAGTAAATCAGACACGCTAGCCGttaggctaacagtttcccccttctctctgtctttgtgctaagctaagctagcaaCATGTAACAGctgcattgaaaaacatgatgtgaacaaacaaagcaaaaagaaaacacacaaactgcaatGAGGTCTTGGTTTTAGTGTGAACGCAGCCTTAACGGTGCCGGGGGGCAGCTGGGGGCAACTGGGGGCAACAGGGGGCAACAGGGACGGGTTTACTGGGTTCATATCACAGACTGGAGGATCTGACAGGATCCAAAGCTTCCCAGtaaaaccagtttaaactacATTTCCTACAAGTTTATAACCCACCTGTTTATTATCAGTAATACAGGGAATTATTGAACTAAACATTCTAGAAGTTTATTTTAATCCTGTTTCATAATGATCcttgttttatataattaatcTGACTTTAATTTgagcaaatgaaacattttattctataAAATAATGACTAGAACTACATGTATCTATAGATGATCATCCTTACATTCTCATTAAACCAATCAATCAACGTGTTCTTCATGTATCCCTGCTGATAGAAATATTAAACACAGTCTTTGCTAAACCACCACTGTTCTGGGTTATTTGGCAGCGTTGGACCCTCGGTCCTCAGTCAGCACGCGGGGTCACGCTCGCCGCGACCTCGCCATGAATctcagtgatgtcacacaggGAGGAGcagaagggggtgggggggccaACCTTGGACAACCTGCGAACCACCTCGCTGTTGCCCCTGCCGACGGCCTTGCAGAGGAGGCCGCACAGACGGCCTCGATCGGCGAGCAGCTGAAGCCGAACGCATGCAGAGAGAAGAGGGTTAAACTGTGGAGGTGAAGGGGTGAGACTGACCTGGAGCCTGTTCACCGCCGTGACATCATCATATATGATGGGGGGGTTCATCCATGATGGATTGTTATGACAACAGAAACTCTCCCAATAAACCCGACTTCCACATTAATCACTTcagatgtaaacaggaagtagccTCCCGCTGCAGTGGGGTCGGCAACACCAGGCCCAAAAACACCAGAACTACCCTTTAACAGAGGAAGCTGCTGACTTTACCAGAGTAGTTAGTTCTCCTGGTTATTTTAACTATTACTGAACATGTTCAAAGACTTCAGTGTAATAACTCACTTATTCAAGGATTCATAATATTCATCTTATTATCAGTGGATGCAGCCGACCAGCTGTAGCCAACATGTCATTTCCTGTCACACCAAAGCAcgtaaataaagaaatgtacaaGTTGTTCTTATCCTTGCTGATGTAGCTcaaaccagacagacagacagacagacagacagagacagacagacgagcagacagacaggtgagcagTTACCTGCGTCCTGAGCTGGGCGCAGCTCCTCTGGGACTCGTGCAGCTGCGTCTCCAGCTCCCTCAGCAGCTGCCTCTGGACCGacagctgctcctgcaggccGGCGTTCTTGGTCTGCAGCTCGGCCAGAGCTCTCTGAGAGTCGGCCGACTCCACCTCCACCGTCTGGGTCACATACTGCAGACAGAACCGGACACTGATCAGACCCGTGTGTCGGTGGGAAGATATGAAATAACgttcttcattcattca is a window of Pempheris klunzingeri isolate RE-2024b chromosome 1, fPemKlu1.hap1, whole genome shotgun sequence DNA encoding:
- the kifc3 gene encoding kinesin-like protein KIFC3, with protein sequence MYVLCTLAVLSLHGLLKSWSTKAAEDGGGTEGTEAPGRRSGCPEARGASRCRGGGGQDRGRARSCRAEGKRRRGGGVVSDSRRRVQPVQRSSALLSPAVMFSTRKTWDLGHAPCLQDLWKKDLSLDASSVDFLMSDGEDDGSFLSLPTAAFSQRPHLTAAELSETNAPSQQLLIQTLQDKVCEFQARLRSEEVTRHLLLQQLQQHSVQEKKVIGVAQTSASPNGVRVLQPGEQPSDRLSCPEEEQLVTRLRTQVEELEEKLLDQTQEVERLRSELGATDLEKQLELLVVENQRLKQELKSCRSSELQSTEAAAESCCPHRQDAEALRREVSRWESQARQRERRLAELERELLEKSSRAESLHRQLDEETRQLEDGRRQLEEARRRQGEAEHRLTLRLQECEEELARHAATPPRYVTQTVEVESADSQRALAELQTKNAGLQEQLSVQRQLLRELETQLHESQRSCAQLRTQILVYEGEMERAQGQLEAEMQNLEEEKNRVIEEAFIRAESEMKAVHENLAGVRMNLLSLQPALRTLTCDYNCLKRQVQDFPFMLDKAITEAKQEICQVISEVSSTNQELLRKYKREMNLRKKCHNELVRLKGNIRVFCRVRPVSQEEQDSADAKTMLSFDSDDDAVLYLSNKGKIMTFELDKVFPPQATQEEVFQEVQALVTSCIDGFNICIFAYGQTGSGKTYTMEGVEDDPGINQRALRLLFSEVTEKAPDWDYKITVSMVEIYNETLRNLLGENPSDKLDIKMNPDGSGQLYVPGLTEFTVQSPEDINRVFELGHMNRATACTNLNEHSSRSHALLIITVSGYNAATGNRTQGKLNLVDLAGSERIAKSGAEGSRLREAQCINKSLSALGDVINALRSKHSHVPFRNSRLTYLLQDSLSGDSKTLMMVQVSPLPSNISESVCSLKFAQRVRSVELSSSSSRKHENSSTSSSPTHDSVELDSPPVTPVPLPISRASSAGSTLSSASRTPSSSRRRSQSQLSTDRQVDRASPLVGDGGQDD